A region from the Vibrio fortis genome encodes:
- a CDS encoding HD domain-containing protein, giving the protein MKEVTQILDFMVEIEKLKGVLRKSRPVGLKRHENSGEHSWHVCISALMLKDYADETINIDRVIKMLLIHDLGEIDAGDKIVYESETAEQKNKEWKGVKRVLDILPNQQGEEYLALWEEFELGESADAKYAKAIDRIPPLLHNINDDGYGWKKHNIPKEKVLNFNQQRILAGGEKIWEGVEAKLQQAISDGILT; this is encoded by the coding sequence TTGAAAGAAGTTACTCAAATACTCGATTTCATGGTCGAAATTGAAAAGCTCAAAGGCGTATTGAGAAAATCGAGACCAGTTGGCTTGAAGCGGCATGAAAACTCCGGTGAGCACAGTTGGCATGTGTGTATTAGTGCTCTGATGTTAAAAGATTATGCAGACGAGACCATTAACATCGACCGTGTGATCAAAATGCTGTTGATTCACGATCTGGGTGAGATCGACGCCGGTGACAAAATCGTTTATGAATCAGAAACCGCAGAGCAAAAGAACAAAGAGTGGAAAGGCGTTAAACGAGTACTCGATATACTGCCAAACCAACAAGGTGAAGAATATTTGGCACTGTGGGAAGAATTTGAACTTGGTGAAAGTGCCGATGCAAAATATGCAAAAGCCATCGACCGCATTCCTCCGCTTCTCCACAACATCAATGACGATGGCTACGGTTGGAAGAAGCACAATATTCCTAAAGAGAAGGTTCTCAACTTCAACCAGCAAAGAATCTTAGCTGGTGGAGAGAAGATATGGGAAGGCGTCGAAGCTAAACTACAACAAGCTATCTCCGATGGGATTCTAACCTAG